In the genome of Eschrichtius robustus isolate mEscRob2 chromosome 12, mEscRob2.pri, whole genome shotgun sequence, one region contains:
- the HIGD1A gene encoding HIG1 domain family member 1A, mitochondrial isoform X1 encodes MRAIITEGSMTHMKNPEAKEDSSITMSSDTDVSLSSYDEGQGSKLIRKAREAPFVPIGLAGFAAVVAYGLYKLKSRGNTKMSLHLIHMRVAAQGFVVGAMTLGMGYSMYQEFWAKPKP; translated from the exons ATGAGAGCTATTATTACTGAAGGGAGTATGACgcacatgaaaaacccagaagctAAG GAAGATTCTTCAATCACTATGTCAAGTGACACAgatgtttctctttcttcatatGACGAAGGTCAGGGATCTAAACTTATCCGAAAAGCTAGAGAGGCACCATTTGTCCCCATTG GATTGGCAGGTTTTGCAGCGGTCGTTGCATATGGATTATATAAATTGAAGAGCAGGGGCAATACTAAAATGTCTCTTCACCTGATCCACATGCGTGTGGCAGCCCAAGGCTTTGTTGTGGGAGCAATGACTCTTG gtATGGGCTATTCCATGTATCAAGAATTCTGGGCAAAACCTAAACCTTAG
- the HIGD1A gene encoding HIG1 domain family member 1A, mitochondrial isoform X3, with protein sequence MSSDTDVSLSSYDEGQGSKLIRKAREAPFVPIGLAGFAAVVAYGLYKLKSRGNTKMSLHLIHMRVAAQGFVVGAMTLGMGYSMYQEFWAKPKP encoded by the exons ATGTCAAGTGACACAgatgtttctctttcttcatatGACGAAGGTCAGGGATCTAAACTTATCCGAAAAGCTAGAGAGGCACCATTTGTCCCCATTG GATTGGCAGGTTTTGCAGCGGTCGTTGCATATGGATTATATAAATTGAAGAGCAGGGGCAATACTAAAATGTCTCTTCACCTGATCCACATGCGTGTGGCAGCCCAAGGCTTTGTTGTGGGAGCAATGACTCTTG gtATGGGCTATTCCATGTATCAAGAATTCTGGGCAAAACCTAAACCTTAG